A single window of Cryptococcus neoformans var. neoformans JEC21 chromosome 3 sequence DNA harbors:
- a CDS encoding N-acetylglucosaminylphosphatidylinositol deacetylase, putative produces the protein MPPAQGPGQPRPLAFPFVFAVIFPLFRLLFSLTPITQPQDFNLLTPKSIDTLGDKPSALIVTAHPDDEVMFFSPTILGLIGAGWDVKGLCLSTGNSEGLGQKRKEEFIKSYEALGIPAENLEITDHPDLPDGLTTKWNTTLVSTIIQDSLFSHPVDIIVTFDPKGITSHPNHVTLPSSLALIPAERRPRVLALQSPDILPKFTGPLYIIYLHIRTLFFSPQFQRAFQFLFPSFNTFFGTENAKGTQTHVMINDLRGWAIGLKAMMAHNSQLVWYRYLYLAFSRLMWVNELVEVTY, from the exons ATGCCTCCAGCTCAAGGCCCCGGCCAACCTCGCCCTTTAGCATTCCCATTCGTTTTTGCCGTCATTTTTCCTCTATTCcgcctcctcttttctctgACGCCGATAACGCAACCTCAAGACTTTAACCTTCTCACTCCAAAATCGATCGATACTTTGGGAGACAAGCCATCAGCACTCATAGTTACTGCGCACCCGGATGACGAAGTCATGTTCTTTAGCCCCACTATCCTGGGCCTGATTGGTGCAGGATGGGATGTAAAGGGATTATGTCTCTCCACTG GAAATTCAGAAGGACTAGggcaaaaaaggaaagaagagttcATCAAGAGCTATGAAGCATTGGGTATTCCAGCAGAAAATCTTGAAATTACTGATCACCC TGATCTTCCAGATGGCTTGACAACCAAATGGAATACTACACTCGTCTCCACGATCATCCAAGACAGCCTTTTCTCTCATCCTGTGGATATC ATTGTCACATTCGACCCGAAAGGTATCACCTCTCACCCCAATCACGTTacccttccatcttcactcGCCCTTATCCCGGCCGAGCGCCGTCCACGGGTACTAGCCCTTCAATCTCCTGACATCTTGCCCAAGTTCACCGGCCCTCTATACATCATATACCTCCACATTCgaaccctcttcttctctccacaGTTCCAGCGAGCATTccaattcctcttccctaGCTTCAACACCTTCTTCGGGACCGAAAATGCTAAAGGGACGCAGACGCATGTGATGATCAATGATTTGAGAGGATGGGCCATCGGTCTGAAGGCGATGATGGCGCATAATTCGCAACTTGTCTGGTACAGGTACCTTTACCTTGCTTTCTCAAGACTGATGTGGGTAAACGAGCTTGTTGAGGTTACTTATTAA
- a CDS encoding vacuolar ATP synthase subunit d, putative → MSGTGPREAIFPTRMNLTLTKGRLKGAQTGHSLLAKKRDALTTRFRQILRKVDEAKRLMGRVLQLASFSLAEVTYAAGDIGYQVQESVRKANYTVQARQENVSGVVLPAFEGVRSNDASDFNLTGLSRGGQQIQKSRDTYIKAVGTLVELASLQTAFTILDEVIRATNRRVNAIEHVVIPRLENTIKYINSELDEMDREEFFRLKKVQGKKKRDAANAEQTREGENKAFEATGGELHRDEGIGGGVAGGADMLDEGKDEDVIF, encoded by the exons ATGTCCGGAACAGGACCCAGAGAAGCTATCTT CCCGACTCGTATGAACCTCACCCTCACGAAGGGTCGTCTCAAGGGAGCTCAGACAGGCCATTCGCTACTTGCCAAGAAGCGTGACGCTCTCACGACGCGATTCCGTCAAATCTTAAGGAAGGTCGATGAG GCCAAACGATTGATGGGTCGAGTCCTCCAACtggcctccttctccctcgcaGAAGTTACTTATGCTGCCGGAGATATCGGTTATCAGGTACAGGAATCAGTACGGAAAGCCAACTATACCGTGCAGGCTAGACAGGAAAACGTCAGCGGTGTCGTGTTACCTGCTTTTGAAGGTGTAAGAAGTAATGACGCCAGTG ATTTCAACCTCACAGGTCTTAGTAGAGGTGGACAGCAGATTCAAAAGTCAAGAGATACGTACATTAAAGCAGTTGGCACTTTGGTTGAACTGGCCTCTTTACAG ACTGCATTCACAATCCTAGATGAAGTTATCCGAGCTACCAACAGGCGAGTGAATGCCATCGAACACGTTGTCATTCCCCGTCTCGAAAACACCATCAAGTACATCAACTCTGAGCTCGACGAGATGGACCGTGAGGAGTTTTTCaggctgaagaaggtgcaaggcaagaagaagagagatgcTGCAAATGCGGAACAGACAAGAGAGGGCGAGAACAAGGCTTTTGAAGCTACTGGTGGAGAATTGCACAGAGATGAAGGCATTGGAGGTGGTGTGGCTGGTGGTGCGGATATgttggatgaaggaaaggatgaggacgtCATTTTCTAG
- a CDS encoding expressed protein — translation MTIVPNLQEATTSDSDSERTLYDRPNRTSRTDRAESGHDSSEIFFPYTAPFSSIVPALTSFTKQPQVTSFQPLKETKWQRPPFLPTLNSHPRLVYPIVVLTLLSAGLITGLVVFVIHQNHILVGEESSPDNEGKDDGQELSPLILFIDAVFIIFIIGTISILLLLIYRFSTKFRHPPLPSSTTRIANPLDFLPGWCRTTLPSLPTYGEAVIGASGTIDHQLEMTLPVYEDNRNSRMLMRSQSRQNVEDRGGSSVSVVMTDDEGNERQVRSPTQEQRLTSYWMSELVLPTAKRQSQIHIQSEPRSSSLLDVIVEDESVMINMEDIKERGRIGVEEGGVNGDEGEVKEDEIEVWLEV, via the exons ATGACCATAGTGCCCAATCTTCAGGAAGCTACAACTTCGGATTCCGATTCGGAGCGTACCCTTTACGATCGTCCAAACCGAACAAGTCGAACAGATCGGGCAGAATCTGGTCATGACTCGAGTGAAATATTCTTTCCATACACCgctcctttctcctccatcgtGCCAGCTCTTACTTCTTTTACCAAACAGCCACAAGTGACCTCGTTTCAGCCCCTAAAAGAAACCAAATGGCAAAGGccacccttcctccccaccCTCAATTCCCATCCTCGGCTAGTTTATCCCATTGTCGTTTTGACACTTCTGTCTGCAGGATTGATAACTGGCTTGGTCGTTTTTGTCATTCACCAGAATCATATACTAGTAGGGGAAGAGTCATCGCCCGATaatgaagggaaggatgaTGGCCAGGAATTAAGTCCTTTGATTCTATTCATTGACGctgtcttcatcatttt TATAATCGGAACAATCTCCATCCTTTTACTGCTCATCTATCGTTTCTCCACCAAATTCCGTCACCCCCCTCTCCCATCATCTACCACCCGTATCGCCAATCCATTAGACTTCCTCCCTGGATGGTGTCGTACAACTCTACCCAGTTTACCTACTTACGGCGAAGCTGTAATTGGCGCCAGCGGTACCATTGATCATCAGCTAGAGATGACGTTACCTGTTTATGAGGATAACAGGAATAGTCGGATGTTGATGCGGAGCCAGAGTCGTCAGAATGTTGAGGATCGCGGCGGTAGCAGTGTATCTGTGGTTATGACTGATGACGAGGGTAATGAGAGGCAGGTTCGCTCTCCCACGCAAGAGCAACGTTTGACGAGCTATTGGATGTCGGAACTGGTGCTGCCTACTGCGAAGCGTCAGAGTCAAATTCACATTCAATCTGAACCtcgttcctcttctttgttgGACGTCATAGTGGAGGACGAATCTGTCATGATAAACATGGAAGATATcaaagaaagagggaggatCGGTGTAGAGGAAGGGGGTGTGAACGGCGATGAGGGAGAagtgaaggaggatgagatcGAGGTTTGGCTGGAAGTTTGA
- a CDS encoding expressed protein, producing MASITPSTIPPSSQIGIPTTVPPAAQSWGPLAIDAAAHGAIAFCQIYYEAYDEPSRRAEEIPILYLPSSKIIWNGNPVSSEPAAFAEFLRSMPLSRHDLQTLDCHPVASEEGSAPSLIINVTGSVLHGPAVLQSSNDKPQERDMPRKFHEMFMLKVIGQEEGMQPRYAVHSSNFRFIG from the exons ATGGCCTCTATAACTCCATCAACCATacccccttcctctcaaATTGGTATACCCACAACCGTCCCTCCAGC GGCGCAATCATGGGGTCCATTGGCTATCGATGCTGCAGCACACGGAGCTATTGCATTCTGTCAAATCTACTATGAAGCGTATGATGAACCGTCGAGGCGAGCTGAG GAAATCCCAATTCTTTacctcccatcctccaaGATCATTTGGAATGGTAACCCTGTGTCTTCCGAACCTGCCGCTTTCGCCGAATTCCTTCGTTCGATGCCTCTGAGCAGACATGACCTTCAAACGCTTGACTGTCATCCTGTTGCCT ctgaagaaggctcGGCTCCATCATTGATCATAAACGTCACCGGTTCCGTGCTTCATGGTCCGGCTGTACTTCAGTCATCGAACGATAAGCCGCAAGAGAGGGATATGCCTAGAAAGTTCCATGAAATGTTCATGTTGAAAGTGATCGggcaggaggaagggatgcAGCCGAGG TATGCCGTGCATAGCTCCAACTTTAGATTTATTGGTTAG
- a CDS encoding long-chain-fatty-acid-CoA ligase, putative, with protein sequence MPLEPLPPNVDLNRQNHEIPGTRKDGQSGVFTNSFYNRSILTAPGEPHTLFQLFEDSVKKNPGHPLFVRRALHPSSTPLEPVWTDTLIPTSYATVQTRRNNFGSALLALEREGRLRDPTSADISPPEIKHPGVPFYGDENRRKGGARRGWAVGVWSGNREEWQIMDLACHAFGLVGVSLYETLGPDVAKYITNHCPLPIIVTSQNHLPSLLKIAPLCPSLRVIVSMDPLPASERVLLNQWAASVNIEFFTMDELEAKGAQAPCKPGPEEGEEELDLKRICTISYTSGTTGDPKGVVLTTENVLSATISNGKGVNPGLINESWMFLSFLPLSHIYERFAEIVVMYGCGTIGFTRGDPTKLLEDAQLIKPHFMVGVPRMWNRIHAAVKEQMNSGGLKGALLTKAVNTKLAKWRETGEVTHPIYDALVFRKIRALLGGRLVFIGSGAAPLRKDVHEMLKVVLSCEVVQGFGMTETVGTCSVGIPWDVGGPGTCGRLQPCNDVKLVDVPDMGYTARDLPNPRGEVCLKGLNISPGYLHNPKATKESIDEDGWFHTGDIGEIDSAGRLKIVDRLKNVVKLSQGEYVALEKLEGLYALDPLFASFLVHGDSTRSSLIAIAILDPQQTSNLVSKVLGKNVPSENLRGLEEAAKSKEIRKAVFKILGKTARQNKLNGFEMIKGLYLTLKPFPEDIVTPTFKVKRNLAAKIYAKEIEEAYERGEEEAVEALREARL encoded by the exons ATGCCCCTagaacctcttcctccgaatgTTGATCTGAACAGGCAGAACCAT GAGATCCCTGGAACACGTAAAGACGGGCAGAGTG GTGTATTCACAAACT CCTTCTATAACAGGTCTATACTGACGGCTCCTGGCGAGCCGCATACCCTTTTCCAGCTGTTTGAGGACT CTGTTAAAAAGAACCCAGGCCATCCTCTCTTTGTCCGCCgagctcttcatccatcctccacaCCTCTTGAGCCTGTATGGACCGACACCCTAATCCCCACATCTTATGCCACAGTCCAGACTAGGCGTAACAATTTTGGATCTGCCCTCCTTGCTCTCGAGCGCGAAGGTCGTCTTCGAGACCCAACTTCCGCGGACATCTCTCCCCCTGAAATCAAACATCCTGGTGTTCCATTCTATGGGGATGAAAATAGGCGAAAGGGTGGAGCTAGAAGAGGCTGGGCCGTAGGTGTCTGGAGTGGTAATAGGGAAGAATGGCAAATTATGGATTTAGCTTGCCATGCTTTTGGGCTGGTAGGCGTTAGTCTTTATGAGACCTTGGGTCCGGATGTCGCGAAGTATAT AACCAACCACTGTCCCTTGCCTATCATCGTGACTTCACAAAATCACCTCCCCTCGCTTCTCAAGATTGCCCCTCTCTGCCCTTCTTTGCGGGTAATTGTCTCTATGGATCCTTTACCTGCTTCGGAAAGAGTATTGCTCAACCAATGGGCGGCTTCGGTTAACATAGAGTTCTTCACAATGGACGAGCTGGAAGCAAAGGGCGCTCAAGCACCTTGTAAACCCGGGCcagaggagggagaagaggagctggACCTGAAGAGGATTTGTACGATTAGCTATACCAGTGGGACCACTG GCGATCCGAAGGGAGTAGTGCTTACCACAGAAAACGTCCTTTCTGCAACCATCTCCAACGGAAAGGGTGTCAATCCGGGCCTGATCAACGAGTCCTGGAtgtttctttctttcctccccctcAGTCACAT CTATGAGCGGTTCGCCGAGATTGTCGTTATGTATGGCTGTGGTACCATCGGGTTCACCAGAGGAGATCCCACAAAGCTCCTTGAAGATGCTCAGCTTATCAAGCCTCATTTCATGGTCGGTGTACCGCGTATGTGGAACCG TATCCACGCGGCTGTAAAGGAGCAAATGAATAGTGGCGGCCTCAAAGGCGCCCTGCTTACTAAAGCAGTTAACACCAAACTCGCAAAGTGGAGAGAAACAGGTGAAGTCACTCATCCAATCTATGATGCCCTTGTTTTCCGAAAA ATAAGGGCCTTGTTGGGCGGCCGATTGGTATTTATCGGGTCAGGAGCTGCGCCATTGAGGAAGGACGTGCATGAGATGCTCAAGGTTGTCCTGAGCTGTGAAGTCGTCCAAGGA TTCGGAATGACAGAG ACTGTTGGCACCTGTTCTGTTGG AATTCCTTGGGATGTAGGAGGACCAGGTACCTGCGGTCGTTTACAGCCCTGTAACGACGTCAAACTTGTTGACGTCCCCGACATGGGA TACACTGCAAGAGACCTTCCCAACCCCCGAGGAGA AGTATGTCTTAAAGGTCTTAACATCAGCCCTGGATATCTCCACAATCCCAAAGCCACCAAGGAATCTATCGACGAAGATGGGTGGTTCCATACTGGAGACATTGGCGAGATTGATTCTGCCGGTAGGCTGAAGATTGTGGATCGTCTCAAGAATGTCGTCAAGCTCAGCCAAGG TGAATACGTGGCACTGGAAAAGCTCGAAGGACTCTACGCTCTCGATCCCCTTTTCGCCTCATTCCTTGTCCACGGCGATTCTACACGCTCGTCCCTTATCGCTATCGCTATCCTCGACCCACAGCAGACATCAAACCTCGTCAGCAAGGTCCTGGGCAAGAATGTGCCCTCGGAGAACTTGCGtggtttggaagaagcggcGAAGAGTAAGGAGATCAGAAAGGCGGTGTTCAAGATTTTAGGCAAGACCGCTAGGCAGAACAAGCTGAATGG CTTCGAGATGATCAAGGGTTTATATCTCACTCTCAAGCCATTCCCGGAAGATATTGTGACCCCAACGTTCAAGGTCAAGCGTAACCTCGCTGCCAAAATCTATGCaaaggagattgaggaggCGTAtgaacgaggagaagaggaagcagtGGAAGCTTTGAGAGAGGCGAGGCTGTAA